Within the Pradoshia eiseniae genome, the region TGGAATTCAATCCCGCAGGAATTATCACCATGCTTCATAAACCACTGTGATACCTGTTGCCGGGCTTCAGCGGGCAAGCCGCAAAATATCCCTCCATATGAATTAATTCATAGCCGTATTACTTCCCAAAGACTTTGAAAAGAAGAGGACATCAAGAAAAAATACAGGAATAGGAAAGAGCGGTCTGCACCGCCCTTTTGTACGCATATCATAACATGTCATTTTTACCATATCAAGAATATTCAGTCTTTTTATCTTAAATTTCTACAAATGAGATTTTTTATATATGTTTACTGTTTCGGTTGCTTCTCAATTTGCTCGACAAGCTCTTTTTCCGTTTGGTAAACATCAATAGTCAGCCATCTTATGTTCTTTTGGCCTTTTTTCTTCGCTCTCTTTTGTGCTTCGCTCATTTTCTGTCCTCTTGTTCCACGCTTCAATTGCTTCCATAACATCCTGACGCATTATGTTTGCTCCACAAGCCAAGCAACAGACACGCTGCATTGGTACATTTCCATTATACCCGTCAAACGGATTATAAGGACGGATATTTATTCCTCTCTTGTCTCCACCGCAAAACGGACATGGCTTCAATTCAACTGTGCTCATCGTTCTCTCCTTTCAGCAAATCAGGGTTTTTGCGGACATAAACGATATAACCTGTTTAATAGGCTCGATAGCAAACATCTCTATATCGCAAATTCTGCTTTTGTGAACAGCTAACAACCTTCTTTTAAAGAATACGGGTTGTTTAAAACAATATCACAGAAAAAAAAGGAGTCAATAAATAATTATGAATCTTTAAATAATTATACTGATAAAGAAAGCCTCTATCCCTATGAGGATACAGGCTAAGTCCATTACCCTATAAATCTCGCAGCCGTTCAACAATGTATGGTACGGATTGAAAGGCGTATATTTTGTCGACTTCCTCTTCTTTATGTAATAGGATCAGACATGGTACACTCTCAATTTGGTATCTTTCAGAGAGCTCCTTCGCATAATTCAAGTCAACCCTATCAATTTCTACATCGCGAACAATCTCTTCTGCAACATCTAATATTTTTCCTGCCACTTGGCAAGTTCCGCATAACGGGGTGTATGCATAAATAGCCTTCTTCATGAAGCTTCTTCTTCCCTCCATTTAATCTCTTAAAGAATCGTTTTCACGAGGATGTTCGCTCTTTGTAAAACGTCGGCCACATGGGTGCGTGGAGCATCCTCGACTTCCCTATATACAGGTTCTATATACAAATGCTTGGCATTTGGCATCTCTCTTCGTAATTGCTTTCTTAATTTCTCGCCGCTATCATCAGCATCAACAAGAATATATACGTCCAAGCCCTCTAGCCGATCAACTAATTCATCCAGCTTTTCCAATCCAATTGTTCCGTTCGTGCAAATAATTTCTGCATCTTCATCCAAAACGGAAAGTACCTTTCTGCGATCGCGATTGCCTTCTACAATGATGACTTTGTCTGACATTTCATCACCTTTTCTCATAATTGATCCCTATTTCTATTATACGTATCATACCCTATGAAGTGAAAAAGTAACAAATCTGCTTGTATCCGTTTCTATGTCTGTTCGTTAGTAATTTTATACTGGATGAATCATGTTTTTCGGCATAATTGGTGAGATTTTAGGATAAGTGCATACTTAGAACCCGACTGCTGAAAATACATTTCACTTTCAGCCAGAATGTATAAACATAAAAAAACTGCCGGCCAAATAAGAGAATTTGATCGGCAGCCTTAAAGGGAGATACATAATCGACATATACTT harbors:
- a CDS encoding Lar family restriction alleviation protein → MSTVELKPCPFCGGDKRGINIRPYNPFDGYNGNVPMQRVCCLACGANIMRQDVMEAIEAWNKRTENERSTKESEEKRPKEHKMADY
- a CDS encoding thioredoxin family protein; this encodes MKKAIYAYTPLCGTCQVAGKILDVAEEIVRDVEIDRVDLNYAKELSERYQIESVPCLILLHKEEEVDKIYAFQSVPYIVERLRDL
- a CDS encoding toprim domain-containing protein; translation: MSDKVIIVEGNRDRRKVLSVLDEDAEIICTNGTIGLEKLDELVDRLEGLDVYILVDADDSGEKLRKQLRREMPNAKHLYIEPVYREVEDAPRTHVADVLQRANILVKTIL